The following coding sequences are from one Nonlabens arenilitoris window:
- a CDS encoding DegT/DnrJ/EryC1/StrS family aminotransferase, with protein MKKRIYLSPPIYGDQTILSTPSSINVYDGIYKDIDGFEKIVKEYLNTDKQVVALNSGTSAIHMALILAGVEEDDIVLCQSMTFVACANPILYQRAKPVFVGSEESTWNMCPEALELAYLECVKKGKIPKAIIVTSLYGMSSNMDAIGSFARKKSIKLIEDSAEALGAAYRNQKLSTIGDYGILSFNLNKIITTAGGGILVVNSIEEKQKVLHLATQAKSNLQYYHHDTLGYNYRLGHINAALGVIQFKELENNLKKRKANHKFYEELFKHISGIYVHKEPDGHFISNHWLSAILVDPSKTGGITREDVRLSLEKDNIESRPLWKPMHMQPLYKDYPYYGNKVCETLFENGLCLPSGSNLTDEDRQRITTSIHTIFNK; from the coding sequence ATGAAAAAACGTATTTATTTATCACCGCCAATTTATGGTGATCAGACTATTTTATCTACACCATCAAGTATAAATGTTTATGATGGCATCTATAAAGATATTGATGGTTTTGAGAAAATAGTCAAAGAGTATTTAAATACGGATAAGCAGGTTGTTGCTCTCAATTCTGGTACATCAGCAATTCATATGGCTTTAATTCTTGCAGGTGTTGAAGAAGATGATATTGTACTGTGTCAATCTATGACTTTTGTTGCCTGTGCAAACCCTATTCTATATCAAAGAGCAAAACCAGTGTTTGTTGGTAGTGAAGAGAGTACCTGGAATATGTGTCCAGAAGCTTTAGAACTAGCTTACCTAGAGTGCGTTAAAAAAGGAAAAATCCCCAAAGCTATAATTGTAACCAGCCTTTATGGTATGTCCAGTAATATGGATGCTATTGGAAGCTTTGCTAGAAAAAAAAGTATAAAGTTAATTGAGGACAGTGCTGAAGCTTTAGGTGCAGCGTATAGAAATCAAAAACTGTCCACCATTGGAGATTACGGAATTTTGTCTTTTAATTTAAATAAAATAATCACAACAGCTGGTGGTGGGATTTTAGTTGTAAACTCAATAGAAGAGAAGCAAAAAGTACTTCATCTAGCAACTCAGGCCAAATCAAATTTACAATACTATCATCATGACACCTTAGGATACAACTATAGGTTAGGTCATATAAATGCAGCCCTAGGAGTAATACAATTTAAAGAATTAGAAAATAACCTTAAGAAAAGAAAGGCCAACCATAAATTCTATGAAGAGCTATTTAAACATATTAGTGGAATATATGTCCATAAAGAACCCGATGGTCATTTTATTTCCAACCACTGGCTCAGTGCTATTCTAGTAGATCCTTCAAAAACAGGTGGAATTACTCGAGAAGATGTCAGACTTTCCTTAGAAAAAGACAATATAGAGTCCAGACCATTATGGAAGCCTATGCACATGCAACCACTTTATAAGGACTATCCTTATTATGGTAATAAAGTTTGTGAAACTTTATTTGAAAATGGATTGTGCTTACCTTCTGGTTCTAATCTGACAGATGAAGATAGACAACGCATTACAACCTCTATTCATACTATTTTTAATAAGTAG
- a CDS encoding MraY family glycosyltransferase translates to MLYIFVFLVLLSLSYVYLKLADRFNIIDKPNHRSSHTQITIRGGGIIFYIALLIFFITSGFEYPYLFIGTTIIALVSFVDDLRPQPPALRLPVQFIAIALAIYQVSLDFPLISLILLLIVGVGFVNAFNFMDGINGITGMYSIVIVSFLLFFNIYEATFVNLDLLYYLLFSLIVFGFYNFRKKALFFSGDVGSISIAVVLFFLVYQFYFTLKAPVAILLVAVYGVDTVLTIIRRIKMKEKISEAHRHHLYQLFVDSKRFSHITTSLMYSVIQLLCCIIVYYSFQLGLWEQLLIVTLVLLSITFCYIFFVRYFLKMRVKAS, encoded by the coding sequence ATGCTGTATATTTTTGTATTTTTAGTTTTATTATCTCTTTCCTACGTCTATCTAAAACTAGCAGATAGATTCAACATCATAGATAAACCTAATCACAGAAGTTCACATACTCAGATTACTATAAGAGGTGGTGGTATCATATTCTACATTGCGTTGCTTATTTTTTTTATTACCAGTGGTTTTGAATACCCATATTTATTTATAGGCACAACCATTATTGCATTGGTAAGTTTTGTAGATGATTTAAGGCCACAACCACCAGCGTTACGTTTACCCGTTCAATTTATTGCTATAGCTTTGGCTATTTATCAGGTAAGTTTAGATTTCCCTTTAATATCATTAATTCTATTATTGATAGTAGGTGTAGGGTTTGTAAATGCATTTAATTTTATGGATGGGATTAATGGGATAACCGGAATGTATTCGATAGTCATCGTAAGTTTTTTACTTTTTTTCAATATTTATGAAGCTACTTTTGTAAACTTAGACTTGCTATATTATTTACTTTTTTCTCTAATTGTTTTTGGTTTTTATAATTTCAGAAAAAAGGCGCTGTTTTTTTCTGGAGATGTAGGTAGTATTTCTATAGCGGTGGTTTTGTTTTTTCTAGTTTATCAATTTTACTTTACATTAAAAGCACCAGTAGCTATTTTGCTAGTCGCAGTTTATGGGGTAGATACTGTACTAACGATCATACGCAGAATTAAGATGAAAGAAAAAATTTCAGAAGCACATAGACATCATCTTTATCAATTATTTGTTGATTCAAAACGGTTTTCTCATATCACTACTTCATTAATGTATAGTGTAATTCAGTTATTGTGCTGCATCATAGTTTATTACAGCTTTCAGTTGGGATTGTGGGAGCAACTATTAATTGTTACGCTAGTTTTACTTTCGATTACTTTTTGTTATATTTTCTTTGTTCGTTACTTTCTTAAAATGCGTGTGAAAGCATCATAA
- a CDS encoding T9SS type A sorting domain-containing protein, with the protein MKKILLFSAFLFTLLSYGQSTIASQGFEQNMSDTWPLTLSTPACSSGGDVWDYVASQSSINPSQGIQLWGVSDLNGNCGSASGETLNFGSISTNGFTNVNIKFDYNILGFDNNDDVFYTVTIDGIAQSEVQLVDGGSNFTTPGYVTSSISIPDGSSSVAFQLRITQNGGDHAGFDNFRVEGLMVGGNLAPSVTNISNSPLVPASTETVTINADVIDADGLASVVLEYGFATGVYDQPSVVMTLSSGDTYTASIPAVADGTTVYYQIVATDANAAPETTTTTEQSYTVTDPQPQGLQVDMVDTNYLIDFDNTVANVNNGAFNGSGFAMVPTAGQLDADAFAITGLQDGTTSFGDEQSGNDFGKGTSDGGVSSGGIYAFEVAPGDFALGVQPTASDFTPGTIHFQFTNNTGVTITDLSIAYDFYVLDNENRANDFRFSHGTDINSLTEITDVALTSMLGQDVIEEWKRNMVALDMTGLNIANGATYVLAWSSADSGSNSSDEIALDNIQILANPSIETIVAEGIYESMTLLSSVSLIDETELNSHLKLVSGNLITNDQLTFKSIDGKSAVIEEVISGSITGDVTVEQFYPAQRAFRFVSSPVDMTGTIFDNWQQGGLNPGDAGYQAGIGTQITGGTSGGFDISGSNNPSAFTFSNDGTQVWQTPTATDDMNASLIAGTPYRLFIRGDRSIDLTISDMPNDTKLTTTGELKLNDAIQTFDASLSTGDFVFVGNPYQAKVDVGAMIFNTMTSTQEDMNPNFMYIWNPQAGTRGAYRAYDFSTDSSTPTDTEVDGVLQPGQSMFLQILNDSDADVPSVTFKESYKVSGSNLTSTFSSPQGFLTLDVYNSNSTALDGLKLNFDINGLDGIDSFDLLKIENLDENISIINNTNRLAIESRSNPTDGTIIPLEIKRFNDGNYNFKTRLSGVNNLNTYLYDAHTNQYHLIAADVLTTITLNFNNGILSSVASDRFSIYFSNVTLSELDIERSELMTIYPNPVTDGRIQVNGLSNNVDSSVEIHNLSGQLLIHRDFNTSNGQVIVTNLDNLNMGVYLLTVKQGNNRLVEKIVIQ; encoded by the coding sequence ATGAAAAAAATATTACTATTTAGTGCATTTCTTTTTACGCTATTGAGCTATGGTCAATCGACAATAGCTAGTCAAGGATTTGAACAAAATATGAGTGACACATGGCCTCTAACACTTTCTACTCCGGCATGTTCTAGTGGAGGAGATGTTTGGGATTATGTTGCTAGTCAGAGTTCAATTAATCCTTCTCAAGGAATTCAGTTATGGGGAGTTTCAGATTTAAATGGGAATTGTGGTTCTGCCTCTGGTGAAACTCTTAATTTTGGAAGTATTAGTACAAATGGGTTTACAAATGTAAATATCAAATTTGACTACAACATTTTAGGTTTTGATAATAATGATGATGTTTTTTATACTGTAACTATAGATGGAATAGCTCAATCAGAAGTTCAACTTGTCGATGGTGGCTCAAATTTCACAACGCCTGGTTATGTAACTTCTTCTATTTCTATTCCTGACGGAAGTTCTTCAGTAGCATTTCAATTACGTATTACTCAAAATGGTGGAGACCATGCTGGTTTTGATAATTTTAGAGTTGAAGGATTAATGGTTGGTGGTAATCTGGCTCCATCGGTAACTAATATTTCAAACAGTCCATTAGTACCAGCTTCTACTGAAACAGTAACTATCAATGCAGATGTTATTGATGCAGATGGTCTTGCTAGTGTGGTATTAGAATATGGGTTTGCAACAGGTGTTTATGATCAGCCTTCAGTAGTGATGACATTAAGTAGTGGTGATACTTACACAGCTAGTATACCAGCGGTTGCTGATGGTACTACAGTTTATTATCAAATAGTTGCCACAGATGCTAACGCGGCACCAGAAACTACAACGACAACCGAACAATCTTATACGGTAACAGATCCGCAACCACAAGGATTGCAAGTGGATATGGTAGATACCAACTATCTTATTGATTTTGATAATACGGTAGCAAATGTTAATAATGGAGCATTTAATGGTTCTGGTTTTGCAATGGTACCTACTGCAGGACAATTAGATGCTGATGCTTTTGCTATAACAGGTTTACAAGATGGAACCACCTCTTTTGGCGATGAACAATCTGGCAATGATTTTGGTAAAGGAACCTCTGATGGTGGCGTGAGTAGCGGTGGAATTTATGCTTTTGAAGTAGCACCAGGTGATTTTGCACTAGGTGTGCAGCCTACAGCAAGTGATTTTACTCCAGGAACTATCCATTTTCAATTTACCAATAATACTGGAGTCACGATTACAGATTTATCAATAGCTTATGACTTTTATGTATTAGATAACGAAAATCGAGCAAATGATTTTAGATTCTCCCATGGAACAGATATCAACTCACTTACTGAAATAACTGATGTTGCTCTTACATCTATGTTAGGTCAAGATGTGATTGAAGAATGGAAACGCAATATGGTAGCTTTGGATATGACAGGCTTAAATATAGCTAACGGTGCTACTTATGTTCTAGCATGGTCTTCTGCAGATAGCGGAAGTAATTCTTCTGATGAAATTGCTTTAGATAATATACAAATTTTGGCTAATCCTAGCATAGAAACTATCGTAGCAGAAGGTATTTATGAATCGATGACTTTGTTGAGTTCAGTATCTTTAATAGATGAAACTGAATTGAATAGTCATTTAAAGTTAGTTTCAGGAAATCTAATCACAAATGATCAATTGACTTTTAAATCCATTGATGGTAAAAGTGCCGTTATTGAAGAGGTGATTTCTGGGTCAATAACTGGTGATGTTACGGTTGAACAATTTTACCCAGCACAACGAGCTTTTAGGTTTGTAAGTTCACCAGTAGATATGACGGGTACTATTTTTGATAATTGGCAGCAAGGTGGATTAAATCCTGGTGATGCAGGATATCAAGCAGGAATAGGAACACAAATTACGGGAGGAACATCTGGTGGATTTGATATTTCGGGTTCTAATAATCCATCTGCTTTTACTTTTAGTAATGATGGAACACAAGTCTGGCAAACTCCAACTGCTACTGATGATATGAATGCATCTTTAATCGCAGGAACACCTTACCGATTATTTATAAGAGGAGATCGTTCCATAGATTTAACGATTAGTGATATGCCTAATGATACCAAGTTAACCACTACAGGTGAACTAAAACTAAACGATGCCATTCAAACTTTTGATGCTAGTTTGTCGACTGGTGATTTTGTATTTGTCGGTAATCCTTATCAAGCAAAGGTGGATGTTGGCGCTATGATTTTTAATACCATGACTAGTACTCAAGAAGACATGAATCCTAACTTTATGTATATATGGAATCCACAAGCTGGTACTAGAGGTGCTTATCGAGCTTATGATTTTTCAACAGATTCTAGCACACCTACAGATACAGAAGTTGATGGAGTGTTGCAACCTGGTCAATCTATGTTTTTACAAATATTAAATGATTCAGATGCAGATGTGCCTAGTGTAACTTTTAAAGAAAGCTATAAAGTATCTGGTTCTAACTTAACATCTACGTTTAGCTCACCACAAGGGTTTTTAACTTTAGATGTTTACAATTCGAACTCTACAGCATTAGATGGTCTTAAATTAAATTTTGATATAAATGGTCTTGACGGAATAGATTCGTTTGACTTATTGAAGATTGAGAATTTAGATGAAAATATTTCGATTATCAACAATACTAATAGACTTGCAATAGAGAGTCGTTCTAATCCTACTGACGGAACTATAATTCCTTTAGAGATCAAGAGATTTAATGATGGGAACTATAATTTCAAAACTAGATTGTCTGGTGTAAATAATTTGAACACCTATTTATATGATGCTCATACAAATCAGTATCATCTGATCGCTGCTGATGTACTTACTACAATTACCTTGAATTTTAACAACGGAATTTTGTCAAGTGTTGCATCTGATCGTTTCTCTATTTATTTTTCAAATGTGACCTTGAGCGAATTAGACATCGAGAGAAGTGAGTTAATGACCATTTATCCAAATCCGGTTACTGATGGAAGAATACAAGTTAATGGTTTAAGTAACAATGTTGATTCATCAGTTGAAATTCACAATTTGTCGGGACAATTGTTAATTCATCGAGATTTTAACACGTCTAACGGGCAAGTCATAGTGACTAATTTGGATAATTTAAATATGGGTGTATATTTGTTAACTGTAAAACAAGGGAATAATCGCTTAGTTGAAAAGATTGTTATCCAATAA